The genomic stretch ACTGGAATAGTCACCACGTAAATATAATTCATTGCCACGCTCTCTctttttatttctgaaaaaaagaaaaagaaaacatgtttttaaGTTTGTCTAATTATGTGCTATCAAATGTAATTAACTTTTACCAGACACAGATAGGGCCACTATAAAGATATGACATACTGAAAGGTAATCTTTTTCTCATTTAcccttacatgtaaaatatggCAAGTTCTGAGATTAGTGTaggaaaaatcacaaataaaaatTATACGTTTAGAATTGTCTACATGAAAGTGATATGTGCATTCAGTGCTCAGTGAAATAGAGAAATTTGTCTGGTCACCCAAAAAGGTGAGTAGAAATTCTGGTACACATCGTATTGATGATAATATGTTATGGCTTGGaatataaataattttgacCTTTATACGCTCTATTTATAGTTAGCGTGTAGAATTTGTAACATAAATTAAAAAGACTAATTTtagactgtctatagtttgtgattTATATTATGTAAGTGATATCAGTATACCACTGTTCTCTGGAGACTTCATTTATACAGCTACATtgcattttatatttcataaagTGTGAAGAAATCagctatataaaatataaatatttctgaaacaGCTATGCTTGGACAGTGAATTTTATTGCGACTTCACCTCTGAGAAGTATGTCAACTATACACAAAGGTAAATATGATAAAGTTTCGATCATccaaaacattttaaatactTACTAATCTTAACTTGTACAGGTATCATTCTAAAACTTTCTAATATCTCCCTAGTTAAACTACGAAACATTTGTGACATAAAAAATCAAAACGTTATTACCTCCAACAGAAACCCAGTCCAACTTACCCTAACTGAAGTCTTTCTGTACTATCAATCACAGCAACATCTGGTCCATCCTCAACTTTCAACAATTCCAACTCATATCTTAGCTTAGCATCACTAGGTATATCAGGCTTTCTGTAGAAAAAATTGTGTATCCAACAAAGTTATTTATCATTTACAAAGATGTTTTATATTGAAGTATGCTTCATCAAGTGCCAACCACTGCATACAAGATGTCTAGCTAGTTTTTGCACTGAAGTAATCAAGGAGCAACCACTGCATACAAGATGTCTGGCTAGTTTTCAATGTAAAACATACCTTCTAAGTTTACCATAGCATTATCTAGCATCTCTTATCAATGTAAAACATACCTTCCAAGTTCACCATAGGCATATCTAGCATCTGTTATCAGTGTACACACTTCTCCTAATTCCATCAATGCAACAGCTAGATCAAAAGCTGTAAAGtaatattgtaagaaatgtttaataaaaactttgtgaaaacagcaacaacaaactTGGAAATATAGTGTGTCTCAATAATCTATTTATTTTGCCAAAAAATTTGACTGGATTTAGTTTGTattgatgatgttatttaaaTCCACATTTTGATAGCAGCAGCAtcattttgtgatatttgtCTGCTTCCTACATAAATCACCTCCAGCTTCCTCAGTAATCCAAAAACAGATCTATTGCTCTATCTCAAATCTGAAGATAGTATCTGATACCTGGTAGACATTTTATATTGGTAGATAATGAATATGATTTTAAGCACCATGGCATTGGCTATAGtccacacatgtacaatgtgtcaATTTTCAATATAAATGTACTAAAATACACATTGCAGTAAGGTGCAGACGTCTTTTAGTAAAGGCaatgattatatattccaagCAATGTAAAGGGTTTTAATCCAAGCAATGGTTGATATTCAATTGATTCATCTACAAGTTGAGATACaaacatatattgtacattaccaGTTATGACATCACCATCTCCAAGTATAAACTGTAAGGATGAATGTTCTTCAactttgttatcattttctaaATAACCTTCACATCTAATTGTGACCATTTGTCCTCTTACTGGTCGACTGTCGATACCCTTGCCTTCTTTTATAACTTTCTTTTTTAATAAACCATAGCCAAGAATGTCCATCCATTCCTCTCTTTCCTCTTCATTATCACCATCTTTTGTGGATTCTTTATCAGTTATGATTTCTTCAACTCTCTCCTCTTTTTTCTGCTTCTCATTGTCTTCATTTTTACTACTTTGGTCATTATCAGGAAGTCCATCACCACTACCCCCATTATCTTTCACTGCACTGCCACTAGAATCCTTAGGTGTACTATCATCATTGCCTGTTGCCTGGCAACCACTATCCTCTGCATCATTAATTACATCTATGGCTTCCCTGTCACCACCAGCATTCTCATCAATAATGCCTGTTGTCATGGTTTCTTCCTTTGAATTTTCCATAACAAGGTTTTTATCTGAAATGAGGGGAAATAACAATCTATCATATTTACTAAGAAATAGTACGATATGACAACTCAAGTATTGCACTAACAGAGGaggtaaatctggtaaaatttgaaCAGACTTCTAAACCTTATATGATAATTTTGGTTGGAAACTCCAAGAAAAATACCTGGTAAAAATGGGTTAGAtttcatgacaaacatttctaGGCAACATCACAATTACCAGTAAACTGAATGTTGTATTATACACAGTTCAGTCAATATCCTCATTTTTTGTATGGCGTAGGTAAAACAAGACATATCTGAGGCCAAATTTTGACCATATTGCACCTTCAATGAGTTCTTGATCAAAACAGTCCATTTCATTCTGAAATAACTTTGAGGTATTGTTTGgagatttttgtcaaaaaagtatatatttgtGGCTTTAGTGGAAGAACTTTCCGTGGGAAACAATTTATTTGTCAAATGAATGCTTTATGTCCTTTAGAAATCATTACAAACATTTGGTTGTTTGCTGTCTTGTTTTCACAGAAATCACAATTCAATCACTTTTCAATGGTGTTTAACAAAGTGGCTGTTTGCTATCTTGTTTTCACGGAAATCACAACTCTATCACTTCCCAACACTGTTTCACAAAGTGGTTGTTTGCTGTCTTGTTTTCATGGAAATCACAACTCTATCACTTTCCAATGGGTGTTTACAAAGTGGTTGTTTGCTATCTTGTTTTCATGGAAATCACAACTCTATCACTTTTCAATAGTGTTTCACAAAGTGGTTGTTTGCTATCTTGTTTTCATGGAAATCACAACTCTATCACTTTTCAATGGTGTTTAACAAAGTGGTTGTTTGCTATCTTGTTTTCACAGAAATCACAACTCTATCACTTTCCAATCGTGTTTCACAAAGTGGTTGTTTGCTATCTTTTCATGGAAATCACAACTCTATCACTTTTCAATGGTGTTTAGCAGTGTTTGgtggtcattttgaaataagcATGGATAAATCATTGGGTCACTTTGTTCTCTATTCTTAAAAATAGCATGATAAGCCCTCTTTTTTTTacttgatttgaactgagatTGGGTTGGAGATTTCAAAAACAAAGTAATGATAAAAGTTTACCACATATATTCTGAGGTGCATGTGACAATATAAAGtgatattttcacaatattCTATTATCAGCTGTGCATatctatttttttgtttgtttttattttaaatttaaagtcTGTTTTATTACTAtgctttttaaaattttaaaaatgtaattttcactTCATCACATTGGATAGATAATCTTTCCAAACTTTCATCAGGCATATttcaagaaataaaatgatCACAGTGAAACAAGTTTACAACTATTAAAGGCTCACTGGGCAACTAATGAAAAATTTGTGAACACGGATTTCGCTGCCCGTACTATATTTAGATATTTGTCTGCTCCAGCCTGCTACATATAATGTTAAGAGAATTCtatgatttgcatatcaatttcaGGTTTCTCAATCAGCCATTTCTAATTATAGCAAACAACCAGCACTTCTTGCACAGTAGTCTCCATATCACTATGGCAACCAGTTATTGTTCTATGTATTTTGTtaaccaaattaaaaatcatttacaccaaataattttctttgtatGTTTGAGAGTAATCTGAATAcgaaatgatttgaaataaaagaatatcatttttttactATTATTTGTCTCATCCTCAAAATGATTTTTTGATAGATTaatagttatttattttttgtaccTACAATTTTAATCAGTTAATAGCTCATATATAAACGAAACTGaaagtaaaaaaagaaaaaatcaagttttgaaaacagaaacatTAACATATATAGCTATCAAATTAATATTGCGCTTAGTACAAACACTAACATTTTCCTGCACCTTATAAAGCCAATAACAACTGTGTAAGAGAAACACATGTAATATTGAGCAgactacattttacaaatccAAGGACCTTTGTACTTTGCAatgcaaaatattgttttgaacTTTCTTCACGAATAGTGGACGATTCTTTTCGTTGAGTGTATATTTACATTGGTCACAACGACGTGATTTTCATTTATAAGTCACACATACCTGCCTACTCACCACTTACCTTCTAGTACCTTCTATCAGCACCAAATGGTATGGTATTTATCAATGGGATTTGCCTTGTCGAACTTCGCTTCGAAGCCTGGGTCAGTTGGTCTTTCAGgtcaacattttcaatatgGCTGACGAAAACATAATTTGGTAGCTTGTAATTTCAGCTCTCCGAGAAATAACATATAAAAGACATTGATACAAAGTTGATTTTAGAAATACTGTAACAGAAAGTGGGGAAAATGCAAATGGCATTCCGTTCAACGCATTCGAAAGCAgtaaatatttaaaagataTCAACTTATGCCCTAAGTTAGGGGTACCAATTTACAAGATGGCGGCGAACGGTGCAGCTGAAGACTTTTTTCGAGCAAAACACGTAAAGTTTTTCAAAAGATGCCTTCAGGTGCTGCCTGAACAGTATTCATCATTGGACACAAATAGGTAGGGGTTTTCTTTATCAGAATCTATGAAAGAAGTCTGTTGATATTGGCATGAATTGATGCACCGGGTCAGGACGTGGACGGGCGATGTCCACGTCCATTCTGAATGGCATATCATTGTCCGTCAATATGCGTTTGTATTTCGGTTTGTTTCACAGTGGCCAAGGTCATAGTCGTGTCGGTTAATGTTCTATTATCACCAGACATAGGCAATACAGGCTTTGGGCATAGGTAGAGTGAACGCGGCATTTTCTATGATAGTTACAATGCATACATAGTCTGATTACTACTAAAACGCTTAtctttacggggggggggggggtgtcataaAAATCCTTCGACATATATCACGTCTTTGACCCTCATATCCTCAATTTTCAACCGTTTGTAGTTACCGCTCAATGAATCTTACATATTTGCTCTGTTTTTTTCTGTTCCAGGGTTAAAGTTAATTTGCATTTAAACCCAGGACAAAAAACagctcaaaaacaaacaaacaaaagctCACCCATCGCTCACAATTTATTTCTTCAAAATCTAAACTAAAGCtataattattgcagctataatTTACCATACTATAAATGtgcaa from Glandiceps talaboti chromosome 12, keGlaTala1.1, whole genome shotgun sequence encodes the following:
- the LOC144443426 gene encoding peptidyl-prolyl cis-trans isomerase FKBP8-like — translated: MENSKEETMTTGIIDENAGGDREAIDVINDAEDSGCQATGNDDSTPKDSSGSAVKDNGGSGDGLPDNDQSSKNEDNEKQKKEERVEEIITDKESTKDGDNEEEREEWMDILGYGLLKKKVIKEGKGIDSRPVRGQMVTIRCEGYLENDNKVEEHSSLQFILGDGDVITAFDLAVALMELGEVCTLITDARYAYGELGRKPDIPSDAKLRYELELLKVEDGPDVAVIDSTERLQLGNKKRERGNELYLRGDYSSAINSYTKALNILEAEEGGSNKEEYKDIEEAKLKCHNNLAACQLKVEAYDAALMSCNSVLNVEPDNVKALFRKAKVLACKGEIEEAVADMRKAIKLEPSNKVIHQELSKLVVKHKEQMSSTKDMYKKMVGDMADMATKVKTSEQKSNKSSSKFPSSGILLGATVAALGAVVTAVILALR